A stretch of the Trueperaceae bacterium genome encodes the following:
- a CDS encoding prepilin peptidase: protein MAPAPIDLGPLGLIFAGVLGALIGSFSNVVIYRLPRRESIAFPGSHCPRCNHELSPLELIPILSWLVQRGRCRSCRSPISIRYPIVEGLMALGFVLIWWNWPPHEAGLAFVPLAALFAVLLILAAIDLDTFTLPDVLTLPALAVALLAPLLFPAGTGLPTVANAVAGAGIGAGVLVIINRVGALILRRFRDTGERLWPIGFDQVNVAALAGALAGWQTGALCALLSLVVNLLARRPVRLPEPLVLPLWFGALLLAAAGLTVSPLVAVGGSLAAAGTAAIAGAIYWWFAELTGRVGPEASPSDATGKVEAPALAGDEDDEPVAMGFGDVKLAAVMGAMLGWEKLLLAVFLSFIVGAIGGVTGRLLGGDRVVPFGPYLVVGAFVALFQGDAIIGWYLGLLAI, encoded by the coding sequence ATGGCTCCCGCTCCAATCGACCTCGGCCCCCTGGGCCTGATCTTCGCCGGCGTCCTGGGCGCCCTGATAGGCTCGTTCTCGAACGTCGTCATCTACCGGCTCCCGCGCCGTGAATCGATCGCCTTCCCGGGCTCCCACTGCCCCCGTTGCAACCACGAGCTCTCTCCTCTCGAGCTCATCCCGATCCTCTCCTGGCTCGTGCAACGCGGCCGCTGCCGCAGCTGCCGTTCGCCGATCTCCATCCGCTACCCGATCGTCGAGGGGCTCATGGCACTCGGTTTCGTCCTCATCTGGTGGAACTGGCCGCCTCACGAGGCAGGGCTCGCCTTCGTGCCGCTGGCGGCTCTCTTCGCGGTCCTGCTGATACTGGCCGCGATCGACCTCGATACCTTCACCCTTCCCGACGTTCTCACGCTGCCGGCCCTCGCGGTGGCGCTCCTCGCACCACTGCTCTTCCCCGCCGGCACCGGATTGCCGACGGTGGCCAACGCGGTCGCGGGAGCGGGTATCGGGGCCGGAGTACTCGTAATCATCAACCGCGTGGGCGCGCTCATCCTTCGCCGCTTCCGGGACACCGGAGAGCGTCTCTGGCCGATCGGCTTCGACCAGGTCAACGTCGCCGCCCTCGCGGGAGCGCTCGCCGGTTGGCAGACAGGCGCCCTCTGCGCGCTGCTGTCGCTGGTCGTGAACCTGCTCGCCCGCAGGCCCGTGCGGTTGCCGGAGCCGCTCGTTCTGCCCCTCTGGTTCGGCGCGCTGCTGCTCGCCGCGGCCGGCCTCACCGTTTCGCCGCTGGTTGCGGTGGGCGGCAGCCTCGCCGCTGCCGGCACCGCTGCCATCGCTGGCGCGATCTACTGGTGGTTCGCCGAACTGACCGGCCGGGTCGGACCGGAGGCTTCGCCATCCGACGCCACTGGCAAGGTGGAGGCTCCTGCATTGGCCGGCGACGAAGACGACGAACCGGTTGCGATGGGGTTCGGGGACGTGAAGCTGGCCGCGGTCATGGGCGCGATGCTGGGCTGGGAGAAGCTTCTGCTGGCGGTATTCCTCTCCTTCATCGTGGGTGCGATCGGCGGAGTGACCGGTCGCCTGCTCGGCGGCGACAGGGTGGTGCCGTTCGGCCCTTACCTCGTGGTAGGCGCGTTCGTGGCGCTCTTCCAGGGCGACGCCATCATCGGCTGGTACTTGGGCCTGCTCGCGATCTGA
- the lpdA gene encoding dihydrolipoyl dehydrogenase, with product MDYDVIVIGSGPGGYHAALRAAQLGLKTACVERDAVGGVCLNVGCIPTKALLHVAASLREAKGADEYGISFGKPKLDLERLMGWKDSVVRKLTGGVGQLFKGNKVELIEGEARFTDPHTIRVGEKSYTAKAFIVATGSRPIEVPGFEVDGESVVDSTGALMVSEVPRRFLAIGGSAIGLEFADVYNALGSEVTVVELMERIVPTADPAISKELAKALEKRGMKLRTGTKAGAMKRTKGGIEVTLETDGKTEKITVDKILVAVGRRPNGKGVGLEEVGVNVDERGYVPVNDQLQTNVEHIYAIGDVARAPLLAHKAMKEGLVAAEHIAGKPVAYDTVVPSVIYTSPELASVGMTEQEAKDAGYEVRVGSFPMAASGRALSLGAAEGLVKVVGDSKTDLLLGFHMVGPNAGDIVAEAALAIEMGATLEDVALTQHPHPTISETFMEAAEHAHGRAIHIANKRR from the coding sequence ATGGACTACGACGTGATCGTGATCGGCTCGGGCCCAGGCGGCTACCACGCGGCTCTGCGGGCCGCCCAACTAGGACTGAAGACGGCATGCGTCGAAAGGGACGCCGTTGGCGGTGTGTGCCTCAATGTCGGTTGCATCCCGACCAAGGCGCTGCTCCATGTGGCGGCTAGCCTGCGCGAGGCGAAAGGGGCCGACGAGTACGGTATATCGTTCGGCAAGCCGAAGCTCGACCTGGAGCGGCTGATGGGCTGGAAGGACAGCGTCGTCAGGAAACTCACCGGCGGCGTGGGTCAGCTATTCAAGGGGAACAAGGTCGAGCTCATCGAGGGCGAGGCGCGTTTCACCGACCCGCACACGATCAGAGTGGGCGAGAAGAGCTACACGGCGAAGGCGTTCATCGTCGCCACCGGCTCCCGGCCGATCGAAGTCCCGGGTTTCGAGGTCGACGGTGAATCGGTGGTCGACAGCACCGGCGCCCTGATGGTGAGCGAGGTGCCCAGGCGTTTCCTGGCGATCGGCGGGTCGGCAATCGGACTCGAGTTCGCCGACGTGTACAACGCATTGGGCAGCGAAGTCACCGTAGTCGAGCTGATGGAGAGGATCGTGCCGACGGCCGACCCGGCCATCTCCAAGGAGCTCGCCAAGGCGCTCGAGAAGCGCGGCATGAAGCTCCGCACCGGCACCAAGGCTGGCGCGATGAAGCGGACCAAGGGTGGCATCGAGGTAACCCTCGAGACCGATGGCAAGACGGAGAAGATCACCGTCGACAAGATCCTGGTCGCGGTCGGGCGCCGCCCTAACGGCAAGGGAGTGGGGCTCGAGGAGGTCGGCGTGAACGTGGACGAGCGCGGCTACGTGCCGGTCAACGACCAACTGCAGACGAATGTCGAGCACATCTACGCGATCGGCGATGTTGCGCGCGCCCCGCTCCTCGCCCACAAGGCGATGAAGGAGGGGCTGGTCGCGGCCGAACACATCGCCGGCAAACCGGTCGCCTACGACACCGTCGTGCCCAGCGTCATCTACACGTCGCCGGAACTGGCCTCAGTGGGCATGACCGAGCAGGAGGCGAAGGACGCCGGCTACGAGGTCAGGGTGGGAAGCTTCCCGATGGCTGCGTCGGGCCGGGCCCTGTCACTGGGGGCCGCGGAGGGTCTCGTCAAGGTCGTGGGAGATTCGAAGACCGACTTGCTGCTCGGTTTCCACATGGTCGGGCCGAACGCAGGCGACATCGTCGCCGAGGCGGCCCTGGCGATCGAGATGGGCGCGACCCTCGAGGACGTCGCCCTCACCCAGCACCCGCACCCCACCATCAGCGAGACGTTCATGGAGGCAGCCGAGCACGCGCACGGAAGGGCGATACATATAGCGAACAAGCGTAGGTAG
- the argJ gene encoding bifunctional glutamate N-acetyltransferase/amino-acid acetyltransferase ArgJ: MRLPQGFRAGGIAAGLKRSGRHDLGVVVADEPAVWALATTTNLVHAACVERNRSLLEAGGPVQAIVVNSGSANCATGEGGALDNEEYARMVASALHLSGGSDVLTASTGVVGVPLPLDGIRQGLPNLTHSLSSDGADFARAVITTDTVTKEVAAELPGGGRIVGVAKGSGMIHPNMATMLAFVLTDAKVEQEALRDLWRQIVARTFNQITVDGDTSPNDMAMLLSSGRTETEWRSFAAALAGVCRRLAQKIARDGEGATKLLTVKVEGARSGEEARAAARAVAGSPLVKAAVHGNDPNWGRILVALGRSGAQFDPGQATISLQGTTVYRESPVDFDAAEVSRALADPDVLIHVELGAGDGSGTAWGCDLSAEYVRINADYTT; the protein is encoded by the coding sequence ATGAGGCTCCCTCAGGGGTTCAGGGCTGGCGGCATCGCCGCAGGGCTCAAGCGTTCGGGCCGTCACGACCTCGGAGTGGTGGTCGCCGACGAGCCGGCCGTGTGGGCCCTCGCCACCACCACGAATCTGGTCCACGCCGCTTGCGTCGAGCGGAACCGCTCGCTCCTCGAGGCGGGCGGACCGGTCCAGGCGATCGTGGTCAACTCCGGAAGCGCCAACTGCGCCACGGGGGAGGGTGGGGCGTTGGACAACGAGGAGTACGCGCGGATGGTCGCCTCGGCCCTCCACCTCTCCGGTGGGAGCGACGTACTCACCGCCAGCACCGGCGTGGTAGGGGTCCCGCTGCCGCTGGACGGCATAAGGCAGGGGTTGCCGAACCTCACGCACTCGCTCTCTTCCGATGGCGCCGACTTCGCCCGGGCCGTAATCACCACCGACACAGTGACGAAAGAGGTCGCCGCCGAACTTCCCGGAGGTGGCCGGATCGTTGGCGTGGCGAAGGGCTCGGGGATGATCCATCCGAACATGGCGACGATGCTAGCCTTCGTGCTCACCGACGCGAAGGTGGAGCAGGAGGCGCTTCGCGACCTGTGGCGCCAGATCGTCGCCCGCACCTTCAATCAGATCACGGTGGATGGCGACACCTCTCCCAACGACATGGCAATGTTGCTCTCGAGCGGTCGAACCGAGACCGAGTGGCGGTCTTTCGCGGCGGCGCTGGCGGGCGTGTGCCGGCGCTTGGCGCAGAAGATAGCCCGAGACGGCGAGGGCGCGACGAAGCTGCTGACCGTGAAAGTAGAAGGAGCGAGGAGCGGCGAGGAGGCGCGGGCGGCAGCCCGAGCGGTCGCGGGCTCGCCGCTGGTGAAGGCTGCCGTCCACGGGAACGATCCGAACTGGGGCCGCATCCTCGTCGCCCTGGGGCGCTCCGGGGCTCAGTTCGACCCCGGCCAGGCGACCATCTCGCTGCAGGGGACGACGGTCTACCGGGAGTCACCTGTCGATTTCGATGCCGCCGAGGTCTCCCGTGCCCTCGCCGATCCCGACGTGCTCATCCATGTCGAGCTGGGCGCCGGCGATGGCAGTGGCACCGCCTGGGGCTGCGACCTCTCCGCCGAGTACGTGAGGATCAACGCCGACTACACGACCTGA
- the argF gene encoding ornithine carbamoyltransferase: MHLAVLLANVETLRGRDLLSLEDLSREEFAALLDLAIDLKVAWKRGDRPQPLRHKTLAMIFEKQSLRTRSTFDIAMFQLGGHSVLLSQNYIGWGVRETIRDVAHNLERWVEGIMARTYGHSTLTELAHHADVPVVNGLSDMLHPCQLMADYLTMREVFGGLEGLRVAFVGDGNNVCNSHIFAAMQGGTELTIACPQGYDPDAGVLERARSRGAVVNIVREPREAAEGADVLYTDVWISMGQEEDTEQRRQAFRGYTVTPEWFEDLSPRGIFMHDLPAHYGEECVEEAVYHSRSRVFDQAENRLHAHKAILTALLGSEDALV; the protein is encoded by the coding sequence TTGCATCTCGCAGTGCTGCTAGCCAACGTCGAAACCCTCCGGGGTCGGGACCTGCTGTCGCTCGAGGATCTGAGCCGTGAGGAGTTCGCTGCGCTCCTCGATCTCGCCATCGACCTGAAGGTGGCCTGGAAGCGGGGCGATCGGCCACAACCGCTTCGCCACAAGACGCTGGCGATGATCTTCGAGAAACAGTCACTGCGCACCCGCTCCACGTTCGACATCGCCATGTTCCAGCTAGGTGGACACTCGGTACTGCTCTCGCAGAACTACATCGGCTGGGGCGTCCGCGAGACGATCCGGGACGTTGCCCACAACCTGGAACGCTGGGTCGAGGGGATAATGGCGCGCACCTACGGCCACTCGACCCTCACCGAGCTGGCTCACCACGCCGATGTTCCCGTGGTGAACGGTCTCTCCGACATGCTCCACCCCTGTCAGCTGATGGCAGACTACCTGACCATGCGCGAGGTCTTCGGCGGGCTCGAGGGGTTGCGGGTAGCGTTCGTCGGCGACGGCAACAACGTCTGCAACTCCCACATCTTCGCGGCGATGCAGGGGGGCACGGAGCTGACGATCGCCTGCCCGCAAGGGTACGACCCCGATGCCGGCGTGCTCGAACGGGCGAGGAGCCGCGGAGCCGTGGTGAACATCGTCCGCGAGCCGCGCGAGGCGGCCGAAGGCGCCGACGTCCTCTATACCGACGTATGGATCTCGATGGGTCAGGAGGAGGACACCGAGCAGCGGCGCCAGGCGTTCCGCGGGTACACGGTCACGCCGGAATGGTTCGAGGACCTCTCACCCAGGGGGATATTCATGCACGACCTGCCCGCGCACTACGGCGAGGAGTGCGTCGAGGAGGCGGTCTACCACTCGCGCAGCCGGGTGTTCGATCAGGCAGAGAATCGGCTGCACGCCCATAAGGCCATCCTCACCGCGCTGCTGGGCTCAGAGGACGCCCTCGTCTGA
- a CDS encoding nuclear transport factor 2 family protein: MSQNKKVVETYLDGFRKNDHAQILSCLTDDIEWTVFGAFRLSGKEAYDAAIEGEGFVGPPQLEVVRMVEEGDVVMAELEGAVRRDNGDVMRMSMAEVFRMRDGKICERRAWVIELKENDYR, translated from the coding sequence ATGTCACAGAACAAGAAGGTTGTCGAAACCTACCTGGATGGATTTCGTAAGAACGATCATGCCCAGATACTGAGTTGCTTGACGGACGACATCGAGTGGACCGTGTTCGGCGCCTTCCGGCTTTCGGGTAAAGAGGCGTACGACGCCGCGATCGAGGGCGAAGGGTTCGTTGGGCCGCCTCAGCTCGAGGTCGTGCGCATGGTGGAGGAGGGGGATGTCGTGATGGCGGAACTCGAAGGAGCGGTGAGGCGCGACAACGGCGATGTGATGCGGATGTCGATGGCCGAGGTGTTCCGGATGCGCGACGGGAAGATCTGCGAGAGGCGCGCCTGGGTGATCGAACTCAAGGAGAACGACTACAGGTGA
- the argC gene encoding N-acetyl-gamma-glutamyl-phosphate reductase: MIEVAVLGASGYGGAELIRRLSRHSEVKVVALGSRAFAGQPLEACWPHLAGLTDARFVSPEEALEAGNVVFTATPHGATAPLVAQARSAGKRVVDLSADFRLPPQVYERWYGQEHQHPELYSEARYGLVELHREELAGASLIASPGCNASAASLALAPLAAAGLLGEQVNATIMTGVSGAGRGPAQAFHLPESAESVKPYKVAGEHRHTAEIEQTLGRAAVMGKTLLTHTPADPLPVTFNPHLVPMIRGILATCTTGPRDGDMSTGRALEIYREYYAGDPMIHVQAELPQTKSVAGSDRTIVSVRVDKRTGTVVAFAAIDNLGKGAAGQAVQNFNVMHGLPETLGLELEGRWP; encoded by the coding sequence ATGATAGAGGTAGCCGTGCTGGGGGCCAGCGGCTACGGCGGTGCCGAGCTGATCCGTCGCCTCTCGAGGCACTCGGAGGTCAAGGTCGTCGCCCTCGGCTCGCGGGCGTTCGCCGGTCAGCCGCTTGAGGCGTGCTGGCCGCACCTGGCCGGTCTCACCGATGCCCGCTTCGTGTCGCCCGAAGAGGCGCTGGAAGCCGGGAACGTGGTGTTCACCGCCACTCCCCACGGCGCCACGGCGCCGCTCGTCGCCCAGGCGCGATCGGCTGGGAAGCGAGTGGTCGATCTCTCGGCCGACTTCCGCCTACCGCCGCAGGTGTACGAGCGGTGGTACGGCCAGGAGCACCAGCATCCGGAGCTGTACTCCGAGGCGCGCTACGGGCTGGTCGAACTCCACCGCGAGGAGTTGGCGGGGGCAAGCCTCATCGCCAGCCCCGGCTGCAACGCCTCCGCCGCCAGCCTGGCGCTCGCACCGCTTGCCGCCGCCGGGTTACTGGGGGAGCAGGTGAACGCGACCATCATGACCGGCGTGTCGGGCGCTGGACGAGGGCCGGCGCAGGCGTTCCATCTGCCCGAGTCGGCCGAGAGCGTCAAACCGTACAAGGTTGCCGGCGAACACCGACACACGGCCGAGATCGAACAGACCCTCGGCCGGGCCGCGGTGATGGGCAAGACACTCCTAACACACACGCCCGCCGACCCTCTGCCCGTGACTTTCAACCCCCACCTGGTGCCGATGATCAGGGGCATCCTGGCCACGTGCACGACCGGGCCGCGGGACGGGGACATGAGTACCGGGCGGGCGCTCGAGATCTACCGCGAGTACTACGCAGGAGATCCGATGATCCACGTGCAGGCTGAACTTCCGCAGACGAAGTCGGTGGCGGGCAGCGACCGCACGATCGTTTCGGTTCGCGTCGACAAGCGCACCGGAACGGTGGTCGCCTTCGCCGCCATCGACAACCTCGGCAAGGGGGCGGCGGGTCAGGCGGTGCAGAACTTCAACGTCATGCACGGTCTGCCCGAGACACTGGGACTCGAGCTGGAAGGGCGCTGGCCATGA